ACGGGCCGCGCCTGCTGCAGGCGGGGCAGGGTGATGCGGTGCTCCACCTTGTCGTTGAACCACGCTTCGATCTGCTCCGGCGTGCCCGCGACGAACTCCAGGGGCCGCTGGCGCGTGTGGCGCTGCACGGCCTCCAGGATGGTGGCCTTCTGCGCCTTGCCGGACTGGTACATCATCCAGCCGCCGCTCACCGTCACGACCACCAGGGCCATGGCCCCGGCGCGCAGCCACTGGCCCACCTGCGCGCGGCGGTGCTCGCGGTGCAGGCCGGACTGGATGCCCGCGCGCAGTGAGGCCGGCGCGCGCGTGCCCTGCGTAGAGATGGAGTGCTTCGCCGCGCGGCGAAGCGTCTGACGAAGCTGCATCTCCTCGTCCACCCGCGCGACACACGCGGAGCAGCCTTCGAGATGCGATTCCACGTCGTGGCGTTCCTCGGGCTGGAATTCGCCGTCGAGGTACGGATACAGCAACCGCTCGAGTTCCTGGCAGGTCATGGGCGCTCGATGAGGTGGGCGGAGGGAAGCAACGCCCCTCCAACCTCTTTCTAGCCTGCCTTCTTCCGGCGCCTGAACTCTTCCAGATCCGCCGGGGCCGCCTGAACCGGCTCCCCGTCGTGCCGGAATACGCCCTGGCCTTCCGCGTACTCGCGCAGCGTCTTCTGCAGCAGCTTGCGGCCACGGAAGAGGCGGCTCATCACCGTGCCCACGGGGCACTCCAGGATCTCCGCGATCTCCTTGTAGGAGAACTCCTGGAGGTCCGCGAGGATGACCACCAGCCGGAAGTCGATGGGCAGCGAGTCGATGGCGCGCAGCACGTCGTCCGACAAGAGCCGGTCGAAGAAGTACTGCTCCGGGTTGGCCGCGAAGTCCGTCGCGTCCCGGCTCACGAAGCGCTCATGCACCGCCTCGCGCTCCACGCCCTCCACCACCGTGCGCTCCTTCACCTTGCGGCGGTAGCGGTTGATGAAGGTGTTCGTGAGGATCTTGAAGAGCCAGGCCTTGATGTTGGTCCCGCGCTCGAACTTGTCGAAGAAGCGGTAGGCCCGCATGCAGGTGTCCTGCACCAGGTCCTCGGCGTCACGCTCGTTCTTGGTCAACCGGAGCGCCGCTGAATACAGCGGGTCCAGGTGTGCCAGCGCCAGCTCTTCGAATTCCTGCTTCGTCCGGTTGGGTTGCCTGAAGTCCAGCATCATGCTCCCGCCTTCCAGGGGCCCGAAATGATTGGGGAATGCGTCGCCTGCCTAACGGTCAATCTATGCACCGGAACAGACGGGTCAACAACGCTTTCCCCTGCCGCGCCGCCCGCATGCCCGCTTCTGGAGTGCGGAGACGTCCGGCGGGATCATTTATTCCACAGGGTGGGAACTGGACGGGACACCCGTCCAACAGTCCCCTCCAGGCAACCGGCCAGCACAGGGCTGGCCGGCTGTGGAGCAGGCAACCGCTACATCACTTCTTGCCGCCGAGTGCGTCCATCAGGGGGACGTAGTCGTACCCCATGTCCTTGGCGACGGCCTCGTAGGTGATGTGGCCGTTGTAGGTGTTGATGGCGCGCTGGAGGGCGCGGTCGGACTTGATGGCCTCCACCAGGCCCAGGTCCGCGATCTTCCGCGAGTAGGGGCGGGTGGTGTTGGTGAGCGCGAAGGTGGACGTCTGGGGCACCGCGCCGGGCATGTTCGCCACGCAGTAGTGGACGACGTCGCTCACGGTGAAGGTGGGGTTGTCGTGCGTGGTGGGCTTGCAGGTCTCGATGCAGCCGCCCTGGTCCACCGCCACGTCGACGACGACGGAGCCGGGCTCCATCTCGCCGATGAGCTCACGCGACACCAGCTTCGGGGCCTTGCCGCCGGGGATGAGCACGCCGCCGATGACGAGGTCCGACTCGCGCACGGTGCGCGCGATGGACTCCGTGTCCGACGCCAGCGTCTGCGCGCGGCCGAGGAACACGTCGTCCAGGTAGGTGAGGCGCTCCAGGTTCACGTCCAGGATGGTCACTTCCGCGCCCATGCCGACGGCGACCTTGGCGGCGCACAGGCCCACCACGCCACCGCCGATGACGGCCACGCGACCGCGACGCACGCCGGGCACGCCGCCCAGCAGGATGCCCTTGCCACCGTGGGCCTTCTCCAGGCACGCGGCGCCCACCTGGATGGCCATCTTGCCGGCCACTTCGGACATGGGCTTGAGCAGCGGGAGGCTGCCGTCGTCCAACTGGAGCGTCTCGTAGGCGACCGCCGTGACCTTCTTCTTGATGAGGGTCTTGGTGAGCTCCGGATCCACGCCGGCCAGGTGGAAGTACGTGTAGACGATCTGCCCGGGCTGCATGCGCTCGTACTCCGGCGCGATGGGCTCCTTCACCTTCACGATCATCTCCGCGCGCTTCCACACCTCATCCGCGGTGGTGATGATCTGCGCGCCGACGCGCTGGTACTCCGAATCCGGGATGCCGGAGCCGACGCCAGCGTTCGTCTCGACCAGCACCGTGTGCCCCGCGATGGTGAGCGCGCGCACGCCCGCAGGCACCATGCCAACACGGTACTCGCGGGTTTTGATCTCCTTGGGGACTCCGACGATCACGACTGCCTCCGACGAATGGGGGACTGCCTGGAAAACGTGGCGGACCCATAGACCAGGGCATGAGCGCTTTCAAGGCGCGCACGGGCGAGGCAAGGGGCCACGCGTGATGGGCCTCATTCATCCACCCATATGACGCGAGGCGTTGGACGCAGAGCGGCCCACCCGTGTTAGTTAACAGCGCATGACGCACGCGCCGAAACTGCTCTTCGCCGACCCCAAGGGCCGGGTCATGGAGCATCCCTACCTCATCGCCACCCTGCGCAGCGGCGAGGAGCTGGTGCCCCCGCAGGACAAGCCCATCGCCCTGCCAGCGACCGGGCGCCTGGTGCACCTGCCTGGCCGCCTGCCCGTGGGACTCAACCCGGACTCCGGTGAACTGGAGCTGGTGCGCGAGATGAAGATGGGCGGAAAGACCTTCGTGCCCAATGCCGTGGGCGCGCTGCTGCCGCCGGGCTACACGCGCACGTTCCTGCCCGGGGAGGTGAAGGGCAGCGGACCCATCCTGCCGCAGTGGGCGTACACGGCGGCGGCGTGGGGGGAGAAGGGGCCGCTCGCGTGGGCCATCCACACCGACCGGCGCTCGCACTGGGAGCCGGAGGCGTACTCCACGCCGGAGCTGAAGGGCCTGGTGACGGCGCACATGGAGCGCTTCCCGGACAGCCGCGTGCTCAAGCAGCTGAAGACGTGCGCGCTGCTGTACCGGTGCTTCACGTCGCAGAACATCTTCTATGCGCGCGACGAGGGCGCCATCCCCGCGTCGGTGATGTGCAACGCGCGCTGCGTGGGCTGCATCTCGGATCAGCCCGCGGACGGCCCGCCGGCCTCGCACGAGCGCATGGATGACGGCCCCTCCGCGGAGGAGATGGCGGCCATTGGCCTGTACCACCTGGAGCACGCGCCGGGCCGCACCATGGTGAGCTTCGGCCAGGGCTGCGAGGGCGAGCCGCTCACGCGCTGGAAGTTCATCGCGGAGTCCATCCGCCTGATGCGCGCGAAGACGGACAAGGGCTCCATCAACATCAACACCAACGCCAGCCTCACGCACGGGCTCAAGGCCCTGCTGGACGCGGGGCTGGACGCCGTGCGCGTGTCGCTCAACTCCGCGTCCAAGGGGCTCTACGAGGCCTACTACAAGCCGGTGAAGTACGGCTGGGAGGACGTGGAGGCGTCCATCGCGCTGGCGCGCGAGCGGGGCGCGTACCTGGCGCTCAACCTGCTCCTGTTCCCCGGCGTCACCGACCGCGAGGGCGAGGTGCAGGCGCTGGAGGACCTGGTGCGCAAGTACCGCGTGGATCAGGTGCAGACGCGCTCGCTGTGCATTGATCCGCTCCAGTACCTGGAGGTCGCGCGCGGCGTGGGCGCGGGCGGCGAGCCGGTGGGCATCCGCACGTTGCTCCAGCGGCTGAAGGCGGCGCGGCCGGGGCTCATCATCGGCAACTTCGCGCGAGGCCTGGACGAGCGGGAGAACGCCGCGGGCTCACCGGAGGTTTGACCGTCCGGGAGGGAAGGGCTACGCAGGGCGGCATGTCCGCTTCCTCCTTCCGTTCCGCGTTCCGCCTCGCCGTCTTCTGTCTCTCCTCCGGCGCCGTCCTCGGTGCGTGCAGCAAGGCGCCCGAGGAGCCGGAGTTCGACCACGGCCTGAAGAAGCCGCTCGTGCGCAAGCTGCGCGAGGAGCTGACGGAGACGCCGTGCGACAAGGCGAAGGCGCAGCAGCTGGCGCAGCTGCTGCTGGACACCGGCGACATGAAGGGCCTCACCCGCGTGACGGACACGTTCGGTGAGAAGTGCGGCCCCAACATCGTCCTGCTCCAGCTGGCGTACACGGCCAACGCGCGCGCCGGGGAGAAGGAGCTGGCGCTGAAGGCCGCCACCGCGCTGGTGACGGCGCAGCCGGACAACGCGAGCTATCGCGTGTGGCGCGGCCTCTCGCTGGAGGCGCTGGGGCGGACCGAGGAGACCGCGGCGGAGCTGCAGAAGGCCTTTGACCTTCAGCCTGGCCAGCGCCCCATCCTCAACGCGCTGGTGAAGTCCTACGACGCGCTGGGCAAGTCCTGCGAGGCGCTGGCCGCGTACCAGCGCTTCGTGGAGAACGCGAAGCCCTCCGAGGCGAAGTCCGCGGAAGTGCAGGAGCAGTTGCAGGAGCGGGCCGCCAAGACGAGCTGCCCGGCCCAGGAGACCGTGGCGACGCCCGACGCGTCCGTGGCGCCCGAGGCGGCGACGAAGCCCTGAAGCGCGCGGCGACTACTCGGCGCCAGGGGGCATCAGCTCCTTGGCGACGAGGTTGCCCATCACGGCGTCCTTGGGGATGTAGCCGTCGGCGCCGGCCTCGCGGCAGATGCGCTGGAGCTCCTCGACGTTCTCGCCGGAGCACAGCAGCACCTTGATGCCCTTGAAGAGGCTGTTGCTCTTGATGAAGCGGCAGAACTGTTCGCCGTTCACGTTGGGCATGCGCACGTCCAGCAGCACCAGGTCCGGGCGCGTCTGCTTCTTCAGGATGATCTTCGTGGCCTTGTCAGCGGTGTCCGCGACGTGGACCTCGAAGCCCTTGGACACCAGGTCCGCTTCGATGATCCGCGCGGTCATCTCACTGTCGTCCACGATGAGGATGCGCGGCTTGCGCCCCCCGGCGGCCATCGGGGCCTTGGGGAGTCCGCCGGAACCCGTGGCGGGTGCGGCCGGAGCCGGGGCGGGAGCAGGGGCGGGGGAGGGGGAGGGGACGGCGGCGGGGATGTTCAGCGCCGGGGCGCCGATGAGGCCCATCACGCCCCCCAGCACGCCCTCCAGGCCTCCGCTCTTGAGGATGTAGCTGTCCGCGCCGGAGTTCTTCACCTTCGCTTCCAGCTCCTGCTCCGAGATGTCGGAGTAGAGGACGAGCTTGGCGGTGACGCCCTTCACCGTGCGGAGGTACTCGACGACGTCGTCGCCGAACATCTCCGGCATGTTCACGTCCATGAGGATGAGCGCGAACGGGCCCTCGGTGAGCTTCTGGTTGAGCGTAGCCAGGTCCGGCGCGCCAATGGCCTCATAGCCGGCGGCCGTCAGGGCCCGGACGGTAAGCTCCAGAAGCATCGGGCTGTCGTCAATGACCAGTACGCGGGACATCGTCCTCCTCAAGGGCTGCCAGCGCACAACCCTACACCTTTGGGTCACGATGGACCATCGAAACGGAGA
The sequence above is a segment of the Corallococcus exiguus genome. Coding sequences within it:
- a CDS encoding response regulator, translated to MSRVLVIDDSPMLLELTVRALTAAGYEAIGAPDLATLNQKLTEGPFALILMDVNMPEMFGDDVVEYLRTVKGVTAKLVLYSDISEQELEAKVKNSGADSYILKSGGLEGVLGGVMGLIGAPALNIPAAVPSPSPAPAPAPAPAAPATGSGGLPKAPMAAGGRKPRILIVDDSEMTARIIEADLVSKGFEVHVADTADKATKIILKKQTRPDLVLLDVRMPNVNGEQFCRFIKSNSLFKGIKVLLCSGENVEELQRICREAGADGYIPKDAVMGNLVAKELMPPGAE
- a CDS encoding radical SAM protein; this translates as MTHAPKLLFADPKGRVMEHPYLIATLRSGEELVPPQDKPIALPATGRLVHLPGRLPVGLNPDSGELELVREMKMGGKTFVPNAVGALLPPGYTRTFLPGEVKGSGPILPQWAYTAAAWGEKGPLAWAIHTDRRSHWEPEAYSTPELKGLVTAHMERFPDSRVLKQLKTCALLYRCFTSQNIFYARDEGAIPASVMCNARCVGCISDQPADGPPASHERMDDGPSAEEMAAIGLYHLEHAPGRTMVSFGQGCEGEPLTRWKFIAESIRLMRAKTDKGSININTNASLTHGLKALLDAGLDAVRVSLNSASKGLYEAYYKPVKYGWEDVEASIALARERGAYLALNLLLFPGVTDREGEVQALEDLVRKYRVDQVQTRSLCIDPLQYLEVARGVGAGGEPVGIRTLLQRLKAARPGLIIGNFARGLDERENAAGSPEV
- a CDS encoding anti-sigma factor family protein, encoding MTCQELERLLYPYLDGEFQPEERHDVESHLEGCSACVARVDEEMQLRQTLRRAAKHSISTQGTRAPASLRAGIQSGLHREHRRAQVGQWLRAGAMALVVVTVSGGWMMYQSGKAQKATILEAVQRHTRQRPLEFVAGTPEQIEAWFNDKVEHRITLPRLQQARPVGARFSTLNGQEVVYVSYETQPRLTNEPKRNIGVFVYPATGQRVIKDEGPTVENVAVDSSQAYNVVTWRDQDVTYELVTDLDDAAILQMLRDQEHRSNGLVRPAQVKPAVSVQPVSLQP
- the ald gene encoding alanine dehydrogenase; amino-acid sequence: MIVGVPKEIKTREYRVGMVPAGVRALTIAGHTVLVETNAGVGSGIPDSEYQRVGAQIITTADEVWKRAEMIVKVKEPIAPEYERMQPGQIVYTYFHLAGVDPELTKTLIKKKVTAVAYETLQLDDGSLPLLKPMSEVAGKMAIQVGAACLEKAHGGKGILLGGVPGVRRGRVAVIGGGVVGLCAAKVAVGMGAEVTILDVNLERLTYLDDVFLGRAQTLASDTESIARTVRESDLVIGGVLIPGGKAPKLVSRELIGEMEPGSVVVDVAVDQGGCIETCKPTTHDNPTFTVSDVVHYCVANMPGAVPQTSTFALTNTTRPYSRKIADLGLVEAIKSDRALQRAINTYNGHITYEAVAKDMGYDYVPLMDALGGKK
- a CDS encoding sigma-70 family RNA polymerase sigma factor gives rise to the protein MLDFRQPNRTKQEFEELALAHLDPLYSAALRLTKNERDAEDLVQDTCMRAYRFFDKFERGTNIKAWLFKILTNTFINRYRRKVKERTVVEGVEREAVHERFVSRDATDFAANPEQYFFDRLLSDDVLRAIDSLPIDFRLVVILADLQEFSYKEIAEILECPVGTVMSRLFRGRKLLQKTLREYAEGQGVFRHDGEPVQAAPADLEEFRRRKKAG